From a single Drosophila sulfurigaster albostrigata strain 15112-1811.04 chromosome 3, ASM2355843v2, whole genome shotgun sequence genomic region:
- the LOC133842360 gene encoding facilitated trehalose transporter Tret1-like codes for MGQLKQYVAGLSAAFGAFCLGAAIGWSGPMEKPVTDGKAYCFSVSRDDWGWITSLLTLGAACMCIPIGILIGLFGRKLVMLVLVFPFLIGWCCIIWASSVYVMFVGRFIIGACGGAFCVTAPMYTTEIAEVAIRGIMGCFFQLWIVHGILYGFGVGALCKPKTVNILCGILPIVFFIIFVWMPESPVYLVQKEKTERADKAMRWLRGKDADFSADMNAMVAESKKEKPKVLEGMMRKASVMGMCISITLMFLQQFTGINAIIFYATSIFQDAGTGLSPDWCTVILGIAQVIATILAILSIEKAGRKLLLLLSAAVMGITTLVMAIFFQWLKDSDVGWLPVLATCLFIVGFSIGFGPVPWLIMAELFAEDVKPVCGAIAGTCNWLFAFCVTKCFPLCLDAFGAAATFCAFAVISFLACVFIFFLVPETKGKTLNEIQEKLGS; via the coding sequence ATGGGTCAATTGAAACAGTATGTTGCTGGCTTATCAGCGGCTTTCGGTGCCTTCTGTTTGGGAGCAGCGATCGGTTGGTCTGGCCCAATGGAAAAGCCTGTGACCGATGGCAAAGCTTATTGCTTTTCGGTGTCACGTGACGATTGGGGTTGGATAACCTCATTGCTTACCTTAGGAGCAGCCTGCATGTGCATTCccattggtatattgattggTCTCTTCGGGCGCAAGCTGGTAATGCTGGTGTTGGTGTTCCCCTTTCTGATCGGGTGGTGCTGCATCATATGGGCAAGCAGTGTGTACGTGATGTTCGTTGGACGCTTCATCATTGGTGCTTGTGGTGGCGCCTTCTGTGTGACCGCTCCCATGTATACCACAGAGATTGCCGAGGTTGCCATTCGCGGCATTATGGGATGCTTCTTTCAGCTATGGATTGTGCATGGGATTCTCTATGGATTTGGTGTTGGTGCCTTGTGCAAGCCGAAGACCGTGAACATATTGTGCGGCATTTTGCCCatagtatttttcattattttcgttTGGATGCCAGAGTCCCCCGTCTACCTGGTGCAGAAAGAGAAAACTGAAAGGGCAGACAAGGCGATGAGGTGGCTGCGTGGCAAGGATGCTGACTTCAGTGCGGACATGAATGCCATGGTGGCCGAGTCGAAGAAGGAGAAACCCAAAGTTCTCGAGGGAATGATGCGCAAGGCCTCGGTTATGGGAATGTGCATCTCCATAACGCTGATGTTCCTGCAACAATTTACGGGCATCAATGCGATCATCTTCTATGCCACAAGCATATTCCAAGACGCCGGAACCGGACTCTCCCCCGACTGGTGCACTGTGATCCTTGGCATCGCCCAGGTCATTGCCACCATCCTGGCAATATTATCCATTGAGAAAGCGGGTCGCAAACTCCTTCTGCTGTTGTCGGCGGCTGTGATGGGCATCACAACTCTCGTGATGGCAATCTTCTTCCAATGGCTAAAGGACTCCGATGTCGGTTGGCTGCCTGTGCTGGCTACGTGTTTATTCATTGTTGGATTCTCCATTGGATTTGGTCCCGTGCCATGGTTAATAATGGCCGAATTGTTTGCCGAGGATGTGAAGCCGGTTTGTGGCGCCATTGCGGGCACATGCAATTGGCTGTTTGCCTTCTGTGTTACCAAGTGCTTTCCCCTTTGCCTGGATGCCTTTGGAGCTGCAGCGACGTTCTGTGCCTTTGCTGTGATCTCGTTTTTAGCTTGCGTGttcattttctttcttgtGCCAGAGACTAAGGGCAAGACTTTGAATGAAATTCAAGAGAAACTTGGCTCCTAA
- the LOC133842359 gene encoding facilitated trehalose transporter Tret1-2 homolog — protein MSTVFDLPGGENQYVAGFFASLGALSLGASIGWSAPAQYFILKKDACGFSVDLDDYGWICSVVWLGCFIIVIPSGWLASLWGRKTVMLLAVPLFLGSWALIIFALNRYMLMLGRFLQGVAGGCYVLTVPLYCTEIAQLGQKETLGAFFSIFYVLGILYAYVVGAFHSYKYLNYACAILPLLFLITFVWMPESPVYYLMRLKPLKAEKSLRWLRNQNVALELIDLQTQVKKASMELAASWQSMRLRSTRRALSICIGLMFFKIFSGGTAIITYSTALYRLSSTDFGFQSEMSTVVGGIVLVMFSIVSVSLLKCVGRRTLLMFSAFLVALCNSLIAIYFYLTNRKMYYMDSLNWLPFFALTSLIGFYALGLGTLIYVIVFDLFLVGFQTIGKGIVWTCLAFFAFLNVKSVLIIAMIWGLKETFWTSTVFAIFTWIFIYFMLPETKDLTPEEIQEKLQSKKWFLGLPKT, from the coding sequence ATGTCCACTGTGTTTGATTTACCAGGTGGCGAAAATCAGTATGTGGCCGGCTTTTTTGCATCACTGGGAGCTCTCAGCTTGGGCGCTTCAATTGGCTGGTCAGCGCCCGctcagtattttattttaaaaaaggaCGCTTGTGGTTTCTCAGTAGATCTGGATGATTATGGATGGATTTGTTCGGTTGTATGGTTGGGCTGCTTCATTATTGTAATTCCGAGTGGATGGCTAGCGTCATTGTGGGGTCGCAAGACTGTAATGCTGCTAGCGGTGCCTCTTTTTTTAGGATCCTGGGCATTAATTATCTTTGCACTCAATCGTTACATGCTTATGCTGGGACGCTTTCTGCAAGGAGTTGCCGGTGGCTGCTATGTGCTTACAGTGCCACTGTACTGCACTGAGATTGCTCAGCTCGGACAAAAGGAAACCCTCGGAGCCTTCTTTAGCATTTTCTACGTGTTGGGCATATTGTATGCCTACGTTGTTGGTGCCTTTCACAGCTACAAGTATCTCAATTATGCCTGCGCCATTCTGCCACTTTTATTTCTGATAACCTTCGTGTGGATGCCGGAATCACCAGTTTACTACTTAATGCGACTGAAACCGTTGAAGGCTGAAAAATCATTGAGATGGTTGCGCAATCAGAACGTGGCCCTCGAACTTATAGATTTGCAGACTCAGGTCAAAAAAGCGTCCATGGAATTGGCAGCATCGTGGCAGTCAATGCGACTAAGGAGTACTCGGAGAGCTCTCTCTATCTGCATTGGCCTGATGTTCTTCAAAATCTTTAGTGGTGGCACCGCAATCATCACTTATTCCACAGCCCTTTATCGTCTATCGAGTACGGATTTCGGATTTCAATCGGAAATGTCCACAGTCGTTGGAGGCATCGTTCTTGTGATGTTCTCCATTGTGTCCGTGTCCTTATTGAAGTGCGTCGGGAGGCGTACGCTATTAATGTTCTCCGCATTCCTAGTTGCCCTCTGCAATAGCCTGATAGCCATTTACTTTTATCTTACGAACCGGAAAATGTATTACATGGACAGCCTCAATTGGCTGCCATTTTTCGCTTTGACCAGTTTAATTGGCTTCTATGCCCTCGGGCTGGGCACTCTCATCTATGTGATAGTATTTGATTTGTTCTTGGTGGGATTCCAAACCATTGGGAAGGGTATTGTTTGGACGTGCCTTGCATTTTTTGCCTTTCTGAATGTTAAATCTGTTCTCATTATTGCGATGATATGGGGCCTTAAGGAAACGTTTTGGACTTCAACCGTATTCGCTATCTTCACTTggatattcatttatttcatgttACCAGAGACCAAGGACTTGACACCTGAAGAAATACAAGAGAAACTGCAGTCCAAAAAGTGGTTTTTAGGACTTCCGAAAACGTAA